A window of the Alnus glutinosa chromosome 4, dhAlnGlut1.1, whole genome shotgun sequence genome harbors these coding sequences:
- the LOC133865678 gene encoding abscisic stress-ripening protein 1-like — MAEHHHHHLFHHNKDGENSVDGENPEDYRKEEKHHKHLEQLGELGAATAGAYALHEKHKAKKDPEHAHKHKVEEEIAAAVAVGAGGYAFHEHHEKKEAKKEDEEAHGKKHHHLF, encoded by the exons ATGGCAgaacaccaccaccaccacctcttCCACCACAACAAAGATGGAGAAAATTCTGTTGATGGAGAAAATCCTGAGGATTATAGGAAGGAGGAGAAGCATCACAAGCATCTCGAGCAGCTAGGCGAGCTTGGTGCTGCTACTGCTGGAGCTTATGCATTG CATGAGAAGCATAAGGCAAAGAAAGACCCAGAGCACGCCCACAAGCACAAGGTAGAAGAGGAGATTGCAGCAGCAGTTGCAGTAGGGGCCGGTGGCTATGCATTCCACGAGCATCATGagaagaaagaggcaaagaaagaagatgaagaggcaCACGGAAAGAAGCACCACCATCTCTTCTAA